One window from the genome of Thermosipho affectus encodes:
- the amrB gene encoding AmmeMemoRadiSam system protein B produces the protein MMKRKMAFADKFYPKDVYKLKSFFDTYIDKVFLEESKKNFGMILPHAGYVYSGKTVLLTLKEALSFGKPERVIIFGTNHTGFGKETFSVWERGKWETPFGDLQIDELFTKKLLEYERVSSDYSVHLYEHSIEVILPFLKYCYNDFKIVPIVYNYQNYNSTLEMVEFLRSLNLEKTLIIASSDFNHYDSHKKTLKKDELLINEILKRNTTEFFKLGQEVSACGIGPISVVVEYFQNVKLVYHTTSAEFSGDYNFTVGYAGFVLW, from the coding sequence ATGATGAAAAGGAAAATGGCTTTTGCTGATAAGTTTTATCCCAAAGATGTATATAAGTTAAAGAGTTTTTTTGACACTTATATTGATAAAGTATTCTTAGAAGAATCTAAAAAAAATTTTGGAATGATTCTACCACATGCTGGATATGTATATAGTGGTAAAACTGTTTTGTTAACATTGAAAGAAGCTTTAAGTTTTGGAAAACCAGAAAGGGTTATAATTTTTGGAACAAATCATACAGGTTTTGGTAAGGAGACTTTTTCCGTTTGGGAAAGAGGAAAGTGGGAAACACCGTTTGGTGATTTACAAATTGATGAGCTTTTTACAAAAAAATTATTAGAATATGAAAGAGTTAGTTCTGATTATTCTGTACATTTATATGAGCATTCAATTGAAGTTATTTTGCCTTTCTTGAAGTATTGTTATAATGATTTTAAGATAGTACCTATTGTGTATAATTATCAAAATTATAATTCTACACTCGAAATGGTTGAATTTTTAAGGAGTCTTAATTTAGAAAAGACATTGATTATTGCATCGTCTGATTTTAATCATTATGATTCGCACAAAAAAACGTTGAAAAAAGATGAACTATTAATTAATGAGATATTAAAACGTAATACAACTGAATTTTTCAAATTAGGTCAAGAAGTATCTGCGTGTGGAATAGGTCCTATTTCGGTTGTGGTGGAATATTTTCAAAATGTGAAGTTAGTTTATCATACAACAAGTGCTGAATTTTCAGGAGATTACAATTTTACTGTGGGGTATGCAGGTTTTGTATTATGGTAA